In Oharaeibacter diazotrophicus, the genomic window CTTCGACGCGGTACTTGGCGTCGACCGCGAATGCGGGCGACGCGACCACGGCGAACCCGGCCGCGACCAGCGCGACCCTCGTCAGCACGGACATTGGGTATCCTCCCCGGATTGATGCGCCTTCCTCGGGGCGCGCGGGGATCATCGGGACGTTCTGCCCGGCCGCTCAAGTGAACGTTCGGTAACGTGGCGGGACGGAAGGTCGCGGCCGGTCAGGCCGCGAGCGCGGTCCTCAGGCGCTGGAACGCCCGGCCGTCGGCGCCGAACAGGTGGGTGCGCTCGACCGGCGCCGTCAGTGCGACGGTGGCGCCGCGCTCGACCGGGGCGGTGCCGGGCACCTTGGCGACGATCGGCTCGCCGGCGCCGGTGTCGACGTAGAGCAGGGTGTTCTCGCCGAGCCGCTCGACGATGGTGACGCGGCCGCGGAAGAGGCCGGTGCCGTCGGTGAGCGAAAGGTCCTCGGGGCGGACGCCGAAGGAGGCCGGCGCGCCGGCCGCCGCCGCCGGCACCACGGCGGGCACCTCGAAGGGGGCGGCCGATCCGGGCGTGGAGATCCGCGCCGGCGAACCGGCGGACTCGATCTTCGCCGGCACCACGTTCATGGCCGGCGAGCCGATGAAGCGGGCGACGAACAGGTTGTCGGGGGTGTGGTAGAGTTCCATCGGGGTGCCGACCTGCTCGATCCGGCCGCCGTTGAGCACGACGATGCGGTCGGCGAGCGTCATCGCCTCGACTTGGTCGTGGGTGACGTAGATCATCGTGGTGTTCGCCATCCGCTCGTGCAGCTTGGCGATCTCGATGCGGGTGGCGACGCGCAGCGCCGCGTCGAGGTTCGACAGCGGCTCGTCGAACAGGAAGACCTTGGGATTGCGCACGATCGCCCGGCCGATCGCCACGCGTTGGCGCTGGCCGCCGGAGAGCTGCTTCGGCAGGCGGGCGAGATACTGGGTGATCTGCAGCATCTCCGCCGCCTCGCGGACGCGACGGTCGAGCTCCTCGGCCGGCGCGCCCTGCAGCTTCAGGCTGAAGGCCATGTTGTCGTAGACGGTCATGTGCGGGTAGAGCGCGTAGGACTGGAACACCATCGCGATGCCGCGCCGGGCCGGCGGCAGGTCGTTGACCACCTGTCCACCGATTTCGAGCGTGCCCGACGAGATGTCCTCGAGGCCGGCGATCATCCTGAGCAGGGTGGACTTGCCGCAGCCCGACGGCCCGACGAACACCACGAACTCGCCGGTGCGGATGTCGAGGTCGATGCCGTGCAGCACCTTCACGGCGCCGTAGGACTTCACCACGTTCGTGAGCTTCAGGCTGGCCATCGGCGTCGCTCCCCCAGGGATCCCGTTCCTGTCTTCCCGGGATCCCGAACGGGATCCCGGCCTCGTTTCTCTCGTGTCTCGTCGTGCGCTCAGGTCGCCTCGCCGGCGACGGCGATGCGGCCGAAGAAGGCGTCCTCGGGCCCGAGCGTCACGGCGTCGGCGTCGGCGACCGAGCCGAAGCCGAGGTCGACCGCCTCCGGCGCCATCCCCGCCGGCAGCGGGAACGTCGCGGCTTCGTGGCCGAAGTTGAAGACGCAGAGGACGGCGTCGGCGCCCGTCCGGCGCACGAAGGCCATGACGTCGCCCTCGGCCGGCAGGAACTCGATGGTCCCCTCGCGCAGCGGCGCCGTCTCGCGGCGGAAGGCGAGGAAGCGCTTGTAGTGCTCGTGGAGCGAACCCTCGACGCCGACCTGACGGTCGGCGGCCAGCGGCAGGTGATCGGCCGGCACCGGCAGCCACGGCTTGCCCTCGGAGAAGCCGCCGTGCGGCGCGTCGGCCAGCCAGACCATCGGCGTGCGGCAGCCGTCGCGGCCCTTGAACTCCGGCCAGAAGCGGATGCCGTAGGGGTCGACGAGGTCGTCGTAGGTGAGGCTGGCCTCGCCGAGGCCGAGTTCCTCGCCCTCGTAGAGGCAGACCGAGCCGCGGAAGGACAGGAGCAGCGACGAAACGAGCTTCTGCATGCGCAGCGGATCGGCGGCGTAGGGCAGGAAGCGGCTCGCCCAGCGCGGCACGTCGTGGTTCGAGAAGGCCCAGCACGGCCAGCCGCCCTGGCTCGCCTCGTAGCGGCCGATGGTGGTCTCGAAGAAGGTCTTGCCGTAGCCGTCGCCGAGCAGGTCGAAGCTGTAGCACATGTGCAGCTTGTCGCCGCCGGCGGTGTAGGCGGCCATGATCTCGATGGCGCGCGAGCCCTCGCCGACCTCGCCCATGGCGGTGGTGCCGGGGAACTCGTCGAGGACGGAGCGAAGTTCCTTCAGGAAGTCGAGGTTCTCCGGCCGGCTCTTGTCGTAGAGGTGGACCTGCCGGCCGTAGGGATTGACCGCCGGGGCGTCGTTGCCGGCGGGGCCGTCGGTCGGCGCCGGCGGGTTGGAGCGCAACTCGGCGTCGTGGAAGTAGTAGTTGACGGTGTCGAGGCGGAAGCCGTCGACGCCGAGCTCCAGCCAGAAGCGGAGCACGTCGAGCACCGCCTTGCGGACCTCCGGGTTGTGGAAGTTGAGGTCGGGCTGCGAGGTCAGGAAGTTGTGCATGTAGTACTGGCAGCGCCGGCTGTCCCACTCCCAGGCCGGACCGCCGAACACCGACAGCCAGTTGTTCGGCGCGGTGCCGTCGGGCGCGGAATCGGCCCAGATGTACCAGTCCGCCTTGGCGTTGGTGGTGTTGAGGCGCGATTCGACGAACCAGGGATGCATGTCCGAGGTGTGCGAGATCACCTGGTCGATGATCACCTTGATGCCGAGCCGGTGCGCCTCGGCGGTCAGCGCCTGGAAGTCGCCGAGGGTGCCGAAGATCGGGTCGACGTCGCAATAGTTCGAGACGTCGTAGCCGAAGTCCTTCATCGGCGAGGTGAAGAAGGGCGACAGCCAGATCGCGTCGACCCCGAGGTCGGCGAGATAGGGCAGGCGGGCGGTGACCCCCGGCAGGTCGCCGATGCCGTCGCCGTTGGAGTCCTGGAACGAGCGCGGATAGATCTGGTAGATCACCGCCCCGCGCCACCAGTCGGCGTCCGCCTCGTGGGCGGGCAGGACGGTGGCGGAGGTGGTGAGCGCCTTCGGATCGTGCATCGGAATCAGCCGCCTTTCACGGAGCCGGCCAACAGGCCGCGGACGAAGTAGCGTTGCAGGGAGAAGAACACGATCAACGGCACCACGATGGTGACGAAGGCCGAGGCCGTGAGGATCTCCCAGTTGCCGCCGCGCGAGCCGAGCAGGGCGTTGAGCTTGCCCGTCAGGACCAGCTCGTCGGCGCCGGACCCCAGGAAGACGATGGCGACCAGCAGATCGTTCCACACCCACAGGAACTGGAAGATCGCGAAGGACGCCAGCGCCGGCAAGGACAGCGGCAGCACGATCTTGCGGAAGATCCAGAAATCCGACGCGCCGTCGATCTGGGCGGACTCGATCAGGTCCTTGGGCAGGCCGGCGATGTAGTTGCGCAACAGGTAGATCGCCAGCGGCAGGCCGAAGCCGGTGTGGGCGAGCCAGATGCCGAGGTAGGTCTTGGAGGGCACCCCGAAGGCCGAGCCGACCTCGTTGTAGAGCTTGAGGAGCGGGATCAGCGACATCTGCAGCGGCACGACCAAGAGGCCGACCACCAGCGCGATCAGGTAGTTGCGCCCGGGAATTCGCATCCAGGACAAGGCGTAGGCGGCAAAGGCCGCGATCAGGATCGGGATCAGCGTCGCCGGAATGGTCACCGTCAGCGAGTTGACGAACGAGCGTCCGATGCCCTCCGAGAACAGCACCCGCTGGTAGTTCTCGAGCGTGAAGCGCGGCGGCGTCGCCTGGACGTAGAAGACGCGCCGGCCGCGCTCCTCGGTGAAGGCCGTCGGCGACGTCTGCACGTAGCCGCCGTCGGCGTTCACGGTGAGCGTGCCGCCGTCGCCGAGGTCGGCGGTGGTGCCGGCGGCGTAGGCGGCCGGGTTCTGGACGCGGATGCCGAAGGCGGTGACGGTGCCGGTCGCGCCTTCCTCGAACAGGTTGCCGGTGATGGCGTAGCGCCCGTCCGGCTGCTGCTGCTGGTCGGCCGACCCCTTCAGGCGGCCGACGGCGTTGCTGGTCGAGGTGGTCAGCGCGGTCCACCAGCCGGTGGCGGCGATCTGGTCCTTGTCGCGCAGCGACGAGATGAACAGGCCCGCCGTCGGCAGCGTCCACAGCGCCACGATCAGGAGAACGGCGAGGTGGAGGACGATCCGCCCGGGTTTCAGCGACTTGGCGACGGCCATCTCAGTGCCCTCCCGCTTCCTGCTGCGCCCGGCGGATGTTCCAGACCATGATCGGGATCACCGCCACCATGATGATCACCGCGATCGCCGCGCCGCGGCCGAAGTCGCCGCCGCCGCGGAACATCCAGTCGAACATCAGGTTGGCGAGCACGATGGTGTTCCACTGGCCGTTGGTCATCGTCAGCACGATGTCGAACACCTTCAGCACCAGCACGGTGATGGTGGTCCACACCACGAGGATGGTGCCGGTGATCTGCGGCACGACGATGTAGAAGAAGGTCTGGAACGGGTTGGCGCCGTCGATCACGGCGGCCTCGATGGTGTCCTCCGGCACGCCGCGCAGGGCGGCGGCCAGGATCACCGTGGCGAAACCGGTCTGGATCCAGACCAGGATCACCATCAGGAAGAAGTTGTTCCAGAAGGGCAGGGCGATCCAAACCTGCGGGTCGCCGCCGAGCGCGGTGACGATGGCGTTGAGGAGGCCGATCTGCTCCTGGCCCTCGCCGCGGTAGTCGTAGACGAACTTCCAGATCACCGACGCGCCGACGAAGCTGATCGCCAGCGGCATGAACACCAGGCTCTTGGCGATGTTGCCCCACCAGATCCGGTCGGTCAGCACCGCGATCACGAGGCCGAAGAAGGTCGAGGCCGCCGGCACCACCAGGAGCCACAGCACGTTGTTGAAGATCGACTGGCGGAACTGCGGGTCCGAGAAGGCCCAGGCGTAGTTCGCGCCGCCGACGAAGGCGTCGCCGGTGCGGTCGTGCACCGACAGCCACAGCGTCTCGACGATCGGATAGACGAGGTAGATCGTCAGGAGGAGCAGCGCCGGCCCCAGGAACAGCCAGGGCCGGACCCAGGACTGGACCTTGAGGTTGCGCGGCCGGTAGACGCCGTCGCGGCCCTCGGCCGGGAACAGCCGGTCGAGCAGGAAATTGCTGCCGTAGAAATAGGCGACGCAACCGCCGACGCCGAGGACGACGGTGACGAGCGCGGATCCGAGCTGCTCCAACATGGCGACCCCCCTCGTGTGACGCCCCCTTTCCGGGAGGCGCGCGGTCGTGGGGCACCGATCCCGGACCCCGTGGCGGGATCCGAGGCGGCACCGTGCCCGCTCGTTCAGGCCGTGTGATGTCCGAGCGGCCGCCCGTTTCCGCGGACGCCGAACGTCCGCACGGGTCACGGCCGCTCGGCCGGCGCCCGATCGGGGCGCGCCTCCCCCGCTCGGGAGGCCGACACCGGCGTCGGCCCCCTGGCGGGTTCGGGATCACTTACTTGATGGCGTCCCACGCCTTCTGGATCTCGGCAGCCGTGTCCGCCGCCGACTTGCCGCCGACGAAGTCCACCATGCCGGTCCAGAACGCGCCGGCGCCGATCTTGCCGGGCATCAGGTCCGAGCCATCGAAGCGGAAGGTCGAGGCGTTGGCAAGGATCTCGCCCTGCTTGCGCAGCGCCTCGCTGCCGTAGGCCTCGACGTTGGCGCCCTTGAACGGCGTCACGAAGCCCGACTGCGCCATCCAGAGCTCGTGCGCCAGCGGCGTCTCCAGGAACTTGACGAACGCGCGCGCCGCCTTGCTGTCCTTGGTGATCGAGACCAGGGTGCCGGCGCCGAGGACGGGGGTGCCGAGCTCGGGCTTGGAGGCGTAGGGCGGCAGGTAGAAGAAGTCGACGTCCTCGCCGAGCTTGGTGCCCTCGGGGAAGAAGGACGGGATGAACGAGGCCTGCCGGTGCAGGTAGCACTTCGGCGGGGTCGAGAAGAGGCCCTTCGGGCTGTCGCGGAAGTCGGTGGAGGCCACCGCCGCGGCGCCGCCGTCGACGTACTTGTCGGTCTTGGCGAAGGAGCCGAAGATCTCGATGGCGTTGACCACGGCCGGATCCGTGAACGGGATCTCGTTGGTGGTCCACTTGTCGTAGGTCTCGGGGCTCGCCGTGCGCAGCATCAGGTCCTCGACCCAGTCGGTCGCCGGCCAGCCGGTGGCGCCGCCGGAACCGAGACCGATGCACCACGGCGTACCGCCGTCGGCGACGATCTTGTCGGTGAGGGCCTGCAGGTCCTCCATGGTCTTCGGCACCTCGTAGCCGGCGTCCTCGAAGTTCTCGGGCACGTACCAGACGAGGCTCTTGACGTCGGCCTTGTACGGGAAGGCGAAGTATTTCTTCGTGCCGTCCTTGTCGTTGTAGGTGCCGAGGTCGACCCAGGACTGGCCGGCGCCGTAGTTGTCGCGCACGAAGGCGGCGACGTCGTCGCCGAGCGGGGCGAGCAGGCCCTTGGCCGCGAGGTCGGCGATCAGGCCGGGCTGCGGCAGGATCGCGATGTTCGGCGGCGAACCGGCCTGGGTGTCGATGACGATCTGCTGCTCGTAGTTCTCGGACGAGGCGTATTTCACGTCGGCGCCGGTGGCCGTGCGGAAATACTCGAGCACGCTCTGGACGAGGTCCTCGTCGGCGCCGCGCCACGGACCGAACACGGTCAGCGTCTCGCCCTTGAGGTCGACCTTCTGCAGGGCCTCGTAGTCGGCCCAGTGGAACTTGGAATCCTCGCCCGGCTTGAACTTGAGCTCGGCGAGCGCCGGTGTCGCGAAGGCGACCGCACAGGCCGCCAGTCCGGTGAGAAGGCGCGTCTTCATCCGTATCCTCCCGTTTCCTGCCTCCGACAAAGCGCCCGGCGTCCGTCTCCTCACCGCCAAACCGCTTTGACACCCCTCGTCCCGATCGTAGCCGTTTCCGAACGCCCGGCACAGCCCGAGGTTCCGCTCACGTGCCGAAATGCACGCGGCGGCGTCGTCGTGCCGGCATTCTCGCCCGCCACGGGCTCGATCGAAGCTCCCCCCTCGATGCCCCGCCGCGCCCGGCGAGCGGTGTCGCCGTGTGGAGGGACGTGTGCGCTCGGAACGTCAAAGCGCTTTGAATGCGGTCATCTTGTCGCGCCGGCTTCGCGATGTCAAGCGGTGCGCATCGGGTCGTGCCCGCCGAAGTGGGGAGCGTGCCCACGGAGATTACGGTTTTCCGCCCCTTCGCCGTGGCCTATCATGACGACCGCGGCGCACTCGTTTCGCGCCGCGACGGATTCCCACGCGCCGCGGCGCCCACTCAAAGCGTTTTGACAGACCACGACCCGATGGCGATGAATCTCAAGGAACTGTCGGCCCACCTGGGGCTGTCGCAGACGACGGTGAGCCGTGCCCTGAACGGCTATCCGGAGGTCAGCGAGGCGACGCGGCTGCGGGTGCTGCAGGCGGCCGAGGAGACCGGCTACCGCCCGAGTCCGGCCGCGCGCCGGCTCGCGACCGGCAAGGCCTACGCCCTCGGCATGGTGTTCCCGGTCGAGCGCAACGTCCTGATGGACCCGCTGTTCGTCGACTTCCTCGCCGGCGTCTCCGAGACGGCGGTGCGCTCGAACTTCGACATCCTGATCAGCCCGACCACAGCCGAGCAGGAGATCGACACCTACGCCCGCCTCGCCCGCAACGGCACGGTCGACGCGGTGATCCTGTCCGGCCCGATGATCGACGACCCCCGCGTCGAGCTGGTGCAGCGCCTCGGTTTTCCCGCCGTGGTGCACGGACGCTCGCATTTCGAGCGTCCGGTCGCCTTCCTCGACATCGACAACGAGGACGCCTTCTTCCAGGCGGTGCGCTTCCTGACCCAGCTCGGCCACCGCCGCATCGCCCTGATCAACGGCGACGAGCGCATGACCTTCGCCGCCGACCGTCGCCGCGGCATGGAGCGCGCGCTCGCCGCCGCCGGCATTTCGCCCGACGACCAGCTCTGGTACGCCGGCGCGATGACGGCGGAGAACGGCTACCGCTTCGCCCGTGCCGCGCTCGCCGAGGCGGATCCGCCGACGGCGGTGCTGGGCTCCTCGATCCTGGTCGGCCACGGCGTGCTGCGCGCCGCCGCCGAGGCTGGCGTCGCCGTGCCCGACGACCTCTCGCTGATCGTCCACGACGACGACATGCCCGCCTTCCGGGCCGACCAGATGCTGCCGCC contains:
- a CDS encoding LacI family DNA-binding transcriptional regulator; the encoded protein is MAMNLKELSAHLGLSQTTVSRALNGYPEVSEATRLRVLQAAEETGYRPSPAARRLATGKAYALGMVFPVERNVLMDPLFVDFLAGVSETAVRSNFDILISPTTAEQEIDTYARLARNGTVDAVILSGPMIDDPRVELVQRLGFPAVVHGRSHFERPVAFLDIDNEDAFFQAVRFLTQLGHRRIALINGDERMTFAADRRRGMERALAAAGISPDDQLWYAGAMTAENGYRFARAALAEADPPTAVLGSSILVGHGVLRAAAEAGVAVPDDLSLIVHDDDMPAFRADQMLPPLTTTRSSIRAAGARVAEMALARMQGESAETLQEVWPVELVVRGSTAPPRR
- a CDS encoding alpha-glucosidase family protein yields the protein MHDPKALTTSATVLPAHEADADWWRGAVIYQIYPRSFQDSNGDGIGDLPGVTARLPYLADLGVDAIWLSPFFTSPMKDFGYDVSNYCDVDPIFGTLGDFQALTAEAHRLGIKVIIDQVISHTSDMHPWFVESRLNTTNAKADWYIWADSAPDGTAPNNWLSVFGGPAWEWDSRRCQYYMHNFLTSQPDLNFHNPEVRKAVLDVLRFWLELGVDGFRLDTVNYYFHDAELRSNPPAPTDGPAGNDAPAVNPYGRQVHLYDKSRPENLDFLKELRSVLDEFPGTTAMGEVGEGSRAIEIMAAYTAGGDKLHMCYSFDLLGDGYGKTFFETTIGRYEASQGGWPCWAFSNHDVPRWASRFLPYAADPLRMQKLVSSLLLSFRGSVCLYEGEELGLGEASLTYDDLVDPYGIRFWPEFKGRDGCRTPMVWLADAPHGGFSEGKPWLPVPADHLPLAADRQVGVEGSLHEHYKRFLAFRRETAPLREGTIEFLPAEGDVMAFVRRTGADAVLCVFNFGHEAATFPLPAGMAPEAVDLGFGSVADADAVTLGPEDAFFGRIAVAGEAT
- a CDS encoding ABC transporter substrate-binding protein; amino-acid sequence: MKTRLLTGLAACAVAFATPALAELKFKPGEDSKFHWADYEALQKVDLKGETLTVFGPWRGADEDLVQSVLEYFRTATGADVKYASSENYEQQIVIDTQAGSPPNIAILPQPGLIADLAAKGLLAPLGDDVAAFVRDNYGAGQSWVDLGTYNDKDGTKKYFAFPYKADVKSLVWYVPENFEDAGYEVPKTMEDLQALTDKIVADGGTPWCIGLGSGGATGWPATDWVEDLMLRTASPETYDKWTTNEIPFTDPAVVNAIEIFGSFAKTDKYVDGGAAAVASTDFRDSPKGLFSTPPKCYLHRQASFIPSFFPEGTKLGEDVDFFYLPPYASKPELGTPVLGAGTLVSITKDSKAARAFVKFLETPLAHELWMAQSGFVTPFKGANVEAYGSEALRKQGEILANASTFRFDGSDLMPGKIGAGAFWTGMVDFVGGKSAADTAAEIQKAWDAIK
- a CDS encoding carbohydrate ABC transporter permease, giving the protein MEQLGSALVTVVLGVGGCVAYFYGSNFLLDRLFPAEGRDGVYRPRNLKVQSWVRPWLFLGPALLLLTIYLVYPIVETLWLSVHDRTGDAFVGGANYAWAFSDPQFRQSIFNNVLWLLVVPAASTFFGLVIAVLTDRIWWGNIAKSLVFMPLAISFVGASVIWKFVYDYRGEGQEQIGLLNAIVTALGGDPQVWIALPFWNNFFLMVILVWIQTGFATVILAAALRGVPEDTIEAAVIDGANPFQTFFYIVVPQITGTILVVWTTITVLVLKVFDIVLTMTNGQWNTIVLANLMFDWMFRGGGDFGRGAAIAVIIMVAVIPIMVWNIRRAQQEAGGH
- a CDS encoding ABC transporter ATP-binding protein, coding for MASLKLTNVVKSYGAVKVLHGIDLDIRTGEFVVFVGPSGCGKSTLLRMIAGLEDISSGTLEIGGQVVNDLPPARRGIAMVFQSYALYPHMTVYDNMAFSLKLQGAPAEELDRRVREAAEMLQITQYLARLPKQLSGGQRQRVAIGRAIVRNPKVFLFDEPLSNLDAALRVATRIEIAKLHERMANTTMIYVTHDQVEAMTLADRIVVLNGGRIEQVGTPMELYHTPDNLFVARFIGSPAMNVVPAKIESAGSPARISTPGSAAPFEVPAVVPAAAAGAPASFGVRPEDLSLTDGTGLFRGRVTIVERLGENTLLYVDTGAGEPIVAKVPGTAPVERGATVALTAPVERTHLFGADGRAFQRLRTALAA
- a CDS encoding carbohydrate ABC transporter permease → MAVAKSLKPGRIVLHLAVLLIVALWTLPTAGLFISSLRDKDQIAATGWWTALTTSTSNAVGRLKGSADQQQQPDGRYAITGNLFEEGATGTVTAFGIRVQNPAAYAAGTTADLGDGGTLTVNADGGYVQTSPTAFTEERGRRVFYVQATPPRFTLENYQRVLFSEGIGRSFVNSLTVTIPATLIPILIAAFAAYALSWMRIPGRNYLIALVVGLLVVPLQMSLIPLLKLYNEVGSAFGVPSKTYLGIWLAHTGFGLPLAIYLLRNYIAGLPKDLIESAQIDGASDFWIFRKIVLPLSLPALASFAIFQFLWVWNDLLVAIVFLGSGADELVLTGKLNALLGSRGGNWEILTASAFVTIVVPLIVFFSLQRYFVRGLLAGSVKGG